In Capsicum annuum cultivar UCD-10X-F1 chromosome 11, UCD10Xv1.1, whole genome shotgun sequence, one genomic interval encodes:
- the LOC107848203 gene encoding uncharacterized protein LOC107848203, with amino-acid sequence MCGITRFLDKLYIFEEGGSSYCSKKKDDIRNEEAGRALSMSRLKCVLRGLDLKTYIFLFLLVPTCMFGIYVHGQKITYFLRPLWEKPPKPFHEMPHYYHENVSMANLCKLHGWGIREYPRRVFDAVLFSNELEMLTIRWKELYPYITEFVVLESNSTFTGLPKPSYFANHRDQFVFVESRLTYGQIPGRFRKGENPFVEEAYQRLALDYLLKQAGIQDDDLLIMSDVDEIPSRHTINLLRWCDDIPQVLHLRLKNYLYSFEFLVDNNSWRASVHRYQSGKTRYAHYRQSDIILADAGWHCSFCFRHISEFIFKMKAYSHFDRVRFSHFLNPKRVQKVICEGADLFDMLPEEYTFRDIIGKMGPIPHSYSAVHLPAYLLENADEYKFLLPGNCMRESG; translated from the exons ATGTGTGGTATCACTAgatttttggacaaactttatatTTTCGAAGAAGGGGGATCTAGTTATTGTTCAAAGAAGAAGGATGATATTCGTAATGAG GAAGCTGGTCGAGCATTGAGCATGTCGAGACTAAAATGCGTCCTTCGTGGTCTGGACCTGAAAAcatatatctttctttttttgttggtTCCAACCTGTATGTTTGGTATATATGTGCATGGACAGAAAATCACTTATTTTCTACGGCCTTTGTGGGAAAAGCCTCCAAAGCCTTTCCATGAAATGCCTCACTATTATCATGAGAATGTGTCAATGGCGAATCTCTGTAAACTTCACGGATGGGGAATTCGGGAGTACCCAAGGCGTGTCTTTGATGCAGTGTTGTTCAGTAATGAGTTGGAAATGCTGACCATACGGTGGAAAGAGCTGTACCCTTATATAACAGAGTTTGTTGTACTTGAATCCAATTCAACATTTACCGGATTGCCAAAGCCTTCGTACTTTGCTAATCATAGAGATCAGTTTGTATTCGTTGAATCAAGATTGACATATGGGCAAATCCCCGGGAGATTCAGGAAAGGAGAGAACCCTTTTGTTGAGGAAGCTTATCAAAGACTTGCATTGGATTACCTCCTCAAACAAGCTGGTATTCAGGATGATGATTTACTGATAATGTCGGATGTTGATGAGATACCTAGCAGACATACCATCAATCTCTTGAGGTGGTGTGATGACATACCTCAAGTTCTTCATCTCCGATTGAAGAACTATCTCTACTCTTTTGAGTTCCTTGTGGATAACAATAGCTGGAGAGCTTCTGTTCATCGGTACCAATCTGGTAAGACTAGGTATGCACATTATCGGCAGTCAGATATCATTTTGGCAGATGCAGGATGGCATTGTAGCTTTTGTTTCCGTCACATAAGTGAGTTCATTTTCAAGATGAAAGCCTACAGCCATTTTGACAGGGTCAGATTTTCTCATTTTCTGAATCCAAAGAGAGTGCAAAAGGTAATTTGTGAAGGAGCTGATTTATTTGATATGCTACCGGAGGAGTACACATTTAGGGACATCATAGGCAAAATGGGACCTATTCCCCACTCCTACTCTGCTGTTCACCTTCCAGCTTATCTTTTGGAAAATGCAGACGAATATAAGTTTCTCTTGCCCGGTAATTGCATGAGAGAAAGTGGCTGA